In a single window of the Paenibacillus sp. MMS20-IR301 genome:
- a CDS encoding AraC family transcriptional regulator — translation MDRTSQRLLKEDREHGDVMFPLAAYWIELPAGAHVLDTHWHEEAEFFLLLEGEILFQVDTDYFPLRPGEAVFIESGDIHAAYVLSETPIRFCALVFHPDLLASAQYDIIQQTVILPLQEKRQSFPRHITSSIPWQKELLSHLARMMEAYDHKMPGFEAFMKGTLLIMLSQIAQPGRFVSHSQSEGADTTKIDRLKKVILYIQDNYQEPIRTRDLSELIPMSEGQFCRFFKSMTRKTPVDYINSYRIRQAAALLQQSDRKISDIAMDAGFDNVSYFIKVFRKAMNCSPSEFRKGGGTQASGQNQLYP, via the coding sequence ATGGACCGCACATCGCAGCGATTGCTGAAAGAAGACCGTGAACACGGGGATGTTATGTTTCCCTTAGCCGCCTACTGGATCGAGCTTCCTGCCGGAGCGCATGTCCTGGACACCCACTGGCATGAGGAAGCGGAGTTCTTCCTGCTGCTTGAAGGGGAGATTCTGTTCCAGGTCGATACGGATTATTTCCCCCTCCGTCCCGGCGAAGCTGTGTTCATTGAATCCGGTGATATCCATGCCGCCTACGTGCTTAGTGAGACGCCGATCCGGTTCTGCGCACTTGTCTTTCACCCCGATCTGCTGGCCAGTGCCCAATATGATATCATTCAGCAGACGGTCATCCTGCCGCTTCAGGAGAAGCGCCAGAGCTTTCCCCGCCACATCACCTCCTCTATCCCCTGGCAAAAAGAGCTGCTCTCGCATCTTGCGCGCATGATGGAAGCCTATGATCATAAAATGCCCGGATTTGAAGCCTTTATGAAAGGAACTTTGCTGATCATGCTCTCGCAGATTGCCCAGCCGGGCCGTTTCGTCAGCCACAGCCAGTCGGAGGGGGCAGATACGACGAAGATCGACCGCCTGAAGAAGGTCATTCTCTATATTCAGGATAACTATCAGGAGCCAATCCGTACCCGTGATTTGTCGGAGCTGATTCCGATGAGCGAAGGCCAGTTCTGCCGGTTCTTCAAAAGCATGACGCGCAAAACCCCGGTAGACTACATCAACTCCTACCGGATCCGCCAGGCTGCCGCCCTGCTGCAGCAGAGTGACCGCAAAATCTCCGATATCGCCATGGATGCCGGCTTCGACAACGTCAGCTACTTCATCAAAGTGTTCCGCAAAGCCATGAACTGCTCCCCCTCTGAATTCCGTAAGGGCGGCGGGACACAAGCCTCCGGGCAGAATCAGCTGTATCCATAA
- a CDS encoding nuclear transport factor 2 family protein, whose protein sequence is MNQHVTMPIEVQEYYNAVNQYQPEAFIELFAAGATVRDNGQAIEGKEAIQVWGEAALFSAKVRYTIMEIAEAGDTVTVTAEMEGEFNKNRVPAPQLFRHEFKVHAGKISSLNITLK, encoded by the coding sequence ATGAATCAACATGTTACCATGCCGATTGAGGTACAGGAGTATTACAATGCCGTCAACCAATACCAGCCGGAGGCTTTTATAGAATTGTTCGCAGCCGGTGCCACCGTCAGGGATAATGGACAAGCGATCGAAGGCAAGGAAGCTATACAGGTCTGGGGAGAAGCAGCGCTGTTCTCTGCCAAAGTCCGCTACACCATCATGGAAATAGCAGAAGCCGGAGACACGGTCACTGTAACCGCAGAGATGGAGGGCGAGTTCAACAAGAACCGCGTTCCCGCCCCGCAGCTGTTCAGGCACGAATTCAAGGTACATGCGGGCAAAATCAGCTCGCTGAACATTACGCTCAAGTAA
- the rarD gene encoding EamA family transporter RarD, giving the protein MKKGIIYAVLSYLAWGFLPLYWRLFQSMPAWEILGHRILWAFVFVAVMVTLSRQWSRLSVIFSSRKSTLAVVLCSIFISMNWLLFIWAVNNNHVLETSLGYYMNPLISVLFAVVFLKERLSGGQWLSIALAGTGVGIMAFQYGQVPWVALALAVSFSLYGLAKKLAGLDVLLSLTGETLIALPVALGYLIYIQSQGSATFTSLSPLLMTVLLFAGAATALPLFWFAKSMQLLPLSLVGFIQYISPTTSLLLAVFLLGEPFSQGKLVSFAFIWFALIVYTVASLRKPKLPVVQAPLESRQMKTL; this is encoded by the coding sequence ATGAAAAAAGGCATTATCTATGCCGTCTTGTCCTATCTAGCCTGGGGCTTCCTGCCGCTCTACTGGCGGTTGTTCCAGTCTATGCCCGCCTGGGAGATTCTCGGCCACCGGATCCTCTGGGCCTTTGTATTTGTCGCAGTGATGGTTACGTTATCGCGGCAGTGGAGCCGGCTGAGTGTTATCTTTTCAAGCAGAAAAAGTACGCTGGCGGTTGTCCTCTGTTCAATCTTCATCAGCATGAACTGGCTGCTGTTCATCTGGGCGGTTAATAATAATCATGTACTCGAAACCAGCCTTGGCTACTATATGAATCCGCTCATCAGCGTGTTGTTCGCAGTCGTATTCCTGAAGGAGAGACTGTCGGGCGGACAGTGGCTATCCATTGCGCTGGCCGGCACCGGTGTGGGCATCATGGCCTTCCAGTACGGGCAGGTACCATGGGTGGCGCTTGCGCTGGCGGTCTCCTTCTCCTTATATGGCCTGGCCAAAAAGCTCGCAGGACTCGATGTTCTACTCAGCCTGACCGGTGAAACCCTGATTGCCCTGCCGGTTGCACTGGGTTATCTGATCTACATCCAGTCGCAGGGCTCCGCAACCTTTACTTCACTGTCTCCGCTGCTGATGACCGTGCTGCTCTTCGCCGGAGCCGCCACAGCGCTGCCGTTATTCTGGTTCGCCAAGTCCATGCAGCTGCTGCCGCTCTCCCTGGTCGGGTTCATCCAGTACATCTCGCCGACGACAAGCCTGCTGCTGGCAGTATTTCTGCTGGGTGAGCCTTTCTCGCAAGGAAAGCTGGTCAGCTTCGCGTTCATCTGGTTTGCCCTAATTGTCTATACAGTGGCAAGCCTCCGGAAACCCAAACTTCCTGTAGTCCAAGCTCCGCTAGAGTCCCGGCAGATGAAGACACTGTAA
- a CDS encoding class I SAM-dependent methyltransferase, with the protein MLKSLQAIEAYREGGQLHLGGCQWLQYIVQAEQAVVNLERVGSLRELEQQNPVLDYVERSLVILDRLPLSYWIKELVEETLVWSETAKGGTLRQRRGWQAEGINIFVHNIGSAELYRRYAVSGGEDAITADKRLIVHRLIETHGLIGQQLRGEVPPSVNLPLPGLVEQGLLTAEELERLLLALNHCIIAAVSPELWQELRPQVTELIADLCAGELPAEVPMKERLRRMRAGAIAGGEAYDAEWSSLVEAGFAPARLEVLQPVTFWYVESALQTFSLEQFLKVVVLAGGAAELPGLGHISFEAVMNGIYYDYKGSKKINVYKKRIIEKYLSELDWTEINSGAQPSGNPHLSHRLLRKEHLPDTLFFSFEFSPAAEKLIEFCIEAEKSALYERAVLLLFDLFGLRRDAFDRFHNEDTYLSQMNDTADYKAVILDYVTGRKVLDIGPGGGVLLDLIEQRMPEAAPVGIDISSNVIEALRQRKQREGRRWEVLQGDALNLKDYVEAGTVDTVIFSSILHELYSYVPLNGRKFNHSTVAAALASAFEVLADGGVIIIRDGIMTEPAELRRRVRLLEADGMDWLKRYTEDFAGRDIQVEQLSTQEVLMPVNDAMEFLYTYTWGEEAYIHEVQEQFGYFTPTEYTTFINQTLGGRARIEIFRHYLQEGYTEALQDRVVIMDESGQAVPLPDSTCFIVIRKVGERELLS; encoded by the coding sequence ATGCTGAAATCTTTGCAGGCTATTGAGGCGTACCGTGAAGGAGGACAGCTCCACCTTGGAGGCTGTCAGTGGCTGCAGTATATCGTTCAGGCGGAGCAGGCGGTTGTCAATCTGGAACGGGTCGGTTCCTTGCGGGAGCTGGAGCAGCAGAATCCGGTGCTGGATTATGTGGAACGGAGTTTGGTTATCCTGGACCGTCTGCCTCTGTCCTACTGGATCAAGGAGCTGGTGGAAGAGACGCTGGTCTGGTCGGAGACGGCCAAAGGCGGCACGCTCCGGCAGCGCCGGGGCTGGCAGGCGGAGGGGATTAATATCTTCGTGCATAACATCGGTTCAGCGGAGCTGTACCGGCGTTATGCGGTGTCTGGCGGGGAGGACGCCATCACTGCAGATAAGCGGCTGATTGTTCACCGTCTGATTGAGACACATGGTCTGATCGGGCAGCAGCTCCGCGGCGAGGTGCCGCCCTCCGTTAATCTTCCGCTGCCGGGACTGGTGGAACAGGGACTGCTGACCGCAGAGGAGCTGGAGCGCCTGCTGCTGGCGCTGAATCACTGCATCATTGCGGCTGTCTCCCCCGAGCTGTGGCAGGAGCTTCGTCCTCAGGTGACGGAGCTGATCGCAGACCTGTGCGCAGGTGAGCTGCCGGCTGAAGTGCCGATGAAGGAGCGCTTGCGGCGGATGCGGGCCGGTGCGATTGCCGGAGGTGAAGCTTATGATGCGGAATGGAGCAGCCTCGTGGAGGCGGGGTTCGCTCCTGCAAGGCTGGAGGTACTACAGCCGGTCACCTTCTGGTACGTAGAATCTGCGCTGCAGACCTTCTCGCTGGAGCAATTCCTGAAGGTGGTTGTTCTGGCTGGCGGCGCTGCCGAGCTGCCCGGACTGGGCCACATCAGCTTCGAGGCGGTCATGAACGGCATCTACTATGATTACAAGGGCAGCAAGAAGATCAATGTATACAAGAAACGGATCATTGAGAAATATCTGTCTGAGCTGGACTGGACAGAGATCAACAGCGGGGCGCAGCCTTCCGGCAATCCGCATCTGTCGCACCGGCTGCTGCGCAAGGAGCATCTGCCTGATACGCTGTTCTTCAGCTTTGAGTTCTCCCCGGCAGCGGAGAAGCTGATTGAATTCTGCATCGAGGCCGAGAAGTCGGCGCTGTATGAGCGGGCGGTGCTGCTGCTCTTCGACCTGTTCGGTCTGCGCCGGGATGCATTCGACCGCTTCCATAACGAGGATACGTACTTAAGCCAGATGAATGATACGGCAGATTATAAAGCCGTCATCCTCGATTATGTCACCGGGCGCAAGGTGCTGGATATCGGCCCCGGCGGCGGGGTGCTGCTGGACTTGATCGAGCAGCGGATGCCGGAGGCGGCTCCGGTCGGCATCGACATTTCCAGCAACGTTATCGAAGCGCTGCGGCAGCGCAAGCAGCGCGAAGGCCGCCGCTGGGAGGTGCTGCAGGGCGATGCCCTGAACCTGAAGGATTACGTGGAGGCAGGGACCGTGGATACGGTGATATTCTCCTCGATTCTGCATGAGCTGTATTCCTATGTGCCGCTGAACGGGAGGAAGTTCAACCACAGCACCGTGGCAGCGGCATTGGCCAGCGCCTTCGAGGTATTGGCGGATGGCGGAGTAATCATTATCCGCGACGGCATTATGACGGAGCCGGCTGAGCTGCGGCGGAGGGTAAGATTGCTGGAGGCCGACGGGATGGACTGGCTGAAGCGGTATACGGAGGATTTTGCCGGACGGGACATTCAGGTCGAGCAGCTAAGCACACAGGAGGTGCTCATGCCGGTGAATGATGCGATGGAGTTTCTGTACACCTACACCTGGGGTGAGGAAGCTTATATCCATGAGGTCCAGGAGCAATTTGGCTACTTCACTCCTACTGAGTATACAACGTTCATTAATCAGACGCTTGGCGGCCGTGCGCGGATTGAAATCTTCCGCCATTATCTGCAGGAAGGGTATACAGAGGCGCTGCAGGACCGGGTAGTCATTATGGACGAGAGCGGGCAGGCGGTGCCTTTGCCGGATAGTACGTGCTTTATTGTGATCCGTAAGGTTGGGGAGCGGGAGCTATTGAGCTAG
- a CDS encoding alpha/beta hydrolase, whose amino-acid sequence MRTGGWMMRRGIRILLKTIGAVIIAAALFMAVVFTINIISNKSEQGKIEPYGQLVPVDGKQMNVLIQGTGEETIVLLPGYGTGAPALDFKPLIDELSPFYKVVAVEPFGYGLSDGTEKERTNANIVSELHEALQQLGIQRYTLMGHSIAGIYGLEYVNQYQDEVSAFVGIDSSVPTQGGMDEDQPVGLFKFLDKSGLMRVIKKVSGDPYAGLPFDDLTKEQMRLIANKNSSNDTTMNEMEHFKVNFASAQALAFPKDLPLLLFVQDNNTDVEGWMTLHEGQVKDSLHGRLVPLEGGHYLHHTRSKEIVQDYREFMDEVQQQK is encoded by the coding sequence ATGAGGACGGGTGGATGGATGATGAGAAGAGGGATCAGAATTTTGCTGAAAACAATAGGGGCTGTGATTATCGCGGCAGCGCTGTTTATGGCCGTTGTTTTCACCATAAATATCATAAGTAACAAGTCGGAGCAAGGGAAAATAGAGCCTTATGGACAGCTGGTGCCAGTAGACGGCAAGCAGATGAATGTGCTGATCCAGGGAACCGGCGAAGAGACAATTGTGCTGTTGCCGGGCTATGGCACGGGGGCGCCTGCGCTCGATTTTAAACCGCTTATTGACGAATTGTCCCCATTCTACAAGGTGGTGGCGGTGGAGCCGTTTGGTTATGGGCTAAGTGACGGAACGGAGAAGGAACGGACTAATGCGAATATAGTGAGTGAGCTTCATGAAGCATTGCAGCAGCTCGGAATTCAACGGTACACGTTAATGGGGCACTCCATCGCAGGCATCTATGGGCTGGAGTATGTGAACCAATACCAGGATGAGGTCAGTGCCTTTGTCGGTATCGACAGCAGCGTCCCCACCCAAGGCGGAATGGATGAGGACCAGCCGGTTGGCTTGTTCAAATTCCTCGATAAGTCGGGTCTCATGCGGGTAATCAAAAAGGTGAGCGGAGATCCTTATGCCGGACTGCCGTTTGATGACCTGACCAAGGAGCAGATGCGGCTGATTGCGAATAAGAACTCCAGCAATGACACGACTATGAATGAAATGGAGCATTTCAAGGTGAATTTTGCGTCGGCGCAGGCGCTGGCTTTCCCTAAGGATCTGCCGCTGCTGCTCTTCGTACAGGACAATAATACAGATGTTGAGGGCTGGATGACCCTGCATGAAGGGCAAGTGAAGGATTCCCTGCACGGGAGGCTGGTACCGCTTGAAGGCGGACATTATCTGCATCACACCCGTTCCAAAGAGATCGTTCAGGATTACCGGGAGTTCATGGATGAGGTGCAGCAGCAGAAGTAA
- a CDS encoding HAMP domain-containing sensor histidine kinase, whose product MIRSLYTRVVLIFLVSVIGGTVLSFFVATWLYRDKLNENLQIPMLRFGKDIVRIYDTFPDSEADDFVRGMNQLQSYYIRIYEAAGQYQSYSEPPGAQLETITAEQVNQVLAGAVVQGNKSGLSTTLLGLPLTTDNGTKAMFIEPIGPPSSAFVLEWITNFSVYSLLTGSIVILVAAMFVVRPIKKLTTATRRIAAGDFNVKLNIKQQGELGTLARSFEEMMIDLQQLEQLRRDFVSNVSHEVQSPLTSISGYALALKQMNLPDSERSRYLDIIIAEADRMSKLSDSLLKLSLLESQTQQLQLSTLSLDEQVRRVIVALQPQWSARSIRFDLQLKTVRLTADHDLLNQVWTNLLGNSIKFSADGGRISVSMKQELKQVAIRISDDGIGISPEDQKRIFERFFKADRSHNRKVGGSGMGLAIVKQIVLLHHGDVRVESEPGRGSTFTVTLPLTAPDG is encoded by the coding sequence ATGATCAGATCGCTGTATACGCGCGTCGTCCTGATTTTCCTGGTTTCTGTAATCGGGGGAACGGTTCTGTCCTTCTTTGTGGCCACCTGGCTGTACCGGGATAAATTAAATGAGAACCTGCAGATTCCCATGCTGCGCTTCGGCAAGGATATCGTGCGGATCTATGATACGTTTCCGGACAGTGAAGCAGATGATTTCGTGCGCGGGATGAATCAGCTGCAATCTTATTACATCCGTATTTATGAGGCCGCAGGACAATATCAGTCCTATAGTGAACCTCCCGGTGCCCAGCTTGAGACCATAACGGCAGAGCAGGTCAATCAGGTCTTGGCAGGAGCAGTAGTGCAGGGGAACAAGAGCGGCCTTTCAACCACTCTGTTAGGGCTGCCGTTAACTACGGACAACGGAACGAAGGCGATGTTCATTGAGCCGATAGGCCCTCCTTCTTCCGCCTTTGTTCTGGAATGGATTACGAACTTCTCGGTGTATTCGCTGCTTACCGGGAGTATTGTTATTCTGGTAGCGGCGATGTTCGTAGTGCGTCCGATCAAAAAGCTGACCACAGCTACCCGGAGGATTGCCGCCGGTGACTTTAACGTAAAGCTGAATATCAAGCAGCAGGGGGAACTGGGCACGCTGGCCCGCAGCTTTGAAGAGATGATGATTGACCTGCAGCAGCTGGAGCAGCTGCGCAGAGACTTCGTATCCAACGTATCGCATGAAGTGCAGTCGCCGCTGACCTCGATCTCCGGTTACGCGCTGGCGCTGAAGCAGATGAATCTCCCGGATAGCGAGCGAAGCCGTTATCTCGATATTATTATCGCTGAAGCGGACCGGATGTCCAAGCTGAGCGACAGCCTGCTGAAGTTAAGTCTGCTGGAATCCCAGACGCAGCAATTACAGCTTAGTACGCTTAGTCTGGATGAACAGGTCAGGCGGGTCATTGTCGCCCTTCAGCCGCAATGGTCAGCCCGCAGCATCCGCTTCGACCTGCAGCTCAAGACGGTCCGCCTGACAGCCGATCATGATCTGCTCAATCAGGTGTGGACCAACCTGCTCGGCAACAGCATCAAATTCTCCGCGGATGGCGGAAGGATTAGTGTCAGCATGAAGCAGGAGCTGAAGCAGGTGGCTATAAGGATCTCGGATGACGGGATCGGGATTTCCCCGGAAGACCAGAAGCGGATCTTCGAGCGCTTCTTCAAGGCGGACCGCTCCCATAACCGTAAGGTTGGCGGCAGCGGCATGGGGCTGGCGATCGTCAAACAGATCGTACTGCTGCACCATGGCGACGTCAGGGTGGAGAGTGAGCCTGGCCGGGGCAGCACCTTCACCGTGACCCTGCCGCTCACAGCACCGGACGGCTGA
- a CDS encoding response regulator transcription factor, whose product MPTILVADDDANIRELVCLFLRNDGFLTAEAADGKEALAVYGSVPVDLVVLDIMMPVMDGWALCKELRRVNPDLPLLMLTARGETWEKVKGFELGTDDYLTKPFDPLELTARVRALLKRYKIGSAQMITIGSTLLDRQAYKVTSGAASFALPLKEFELLYKLAGTPGQVYTREQLIDQIWGLDYAGDDRTVDVHIKRLRERFADTPDFRIETVRGLGYRLEAGS is encoded by the coding sequence ATGCCTACGATACTTGTTGCTGACGATGACGCGAACATCCGCGAACTCGTCTGTTTATTTTTGCGCAATGACGGATTCTTAACAGCAGAAGCTGCGGACGGCAAGGAGGCGCTGGCTGTCTATGGTTCGGTGCCTGTCGATCTGGTTGTGCTGGATATTATGATGCCGGTAATGGACGGCTGGGCTTTATGTAAGGAGCTAAGAAGAGTGAATCCTGATCTTCCGCTTCTGATGCTGACGGCCAGAGGCGAAACCTGGGAGAAGGTGAAGGGGTTCGAGCTGGGCACCGACGATTACTTGACCAAGCCGTTCGATCCGCTGGAGCTGACTGCACGGGTCAGGGCGCTGCTGAAACGGTATAAAATCGGATCAGCGCAGATGATCACAATCGGGAGTACTCTCCTGGACCGGCAAGCTTATAAGGTGACAAGCGGTGCAGCTTCGTTTGCCCTGCCCCTTAAAGAGTTCGAGCTGCTCTACAAGCTGGCCGGGACACCCGGACAAGTCTATACGCGTGAGCAGCTGATTGATCAGATCTGGGGCCTGGATTATGCGGGGGATGACCGGACAGTCGATGTACATATTAAGCGCCTGCGTGAACGGTTCGCGGATACGCCGGACTTCCGGATTGAGACCGTCCGCGGGCTGGGCTACCGGCTTGAGGCCGGCTCATGA
- a CDS encoding radical SAM/SPASM domain-containing protein — translation MKTFKKVYIEITSVCNLACSFCPPTERQKNFMKLDMFNTILDEIKPHSNHIYLHVKGEPLLHPKLGELLDAAHAKGFKVNITTNGTLIHKAGPKLLGKPALRQMNFSLHSFDGHAGSENREGYVAEIIQFVREITAQGVIVSFRLWNLTEDNRTNLEKSRNRETLALLEEAFGLDYRIEEKVVPGSGVKIAPRVYLNQDHEFRWPALHEPEDDGKGFCHALRSQAAVLVDGTVVPCCLDGEGVINLGNIHEQPFSEIIEGERANNLFYGFSRREAVEELCRKCGYRQRFGA, via the coding sequence TTGAAGACTTTCAAAAAGGTATACATCGAGATTACAAGCGTCTGCAACCTGGCCTGCAGCTTCTGTCCGCCGACGGAGCGGCAGAAGAATTTCATGAAGCTGGATATGTTTAATACGATTCTCGATGAGATCAAACCGCATAGCAATCATATCTATCTGCATGTCAAAGGAGAGCCGCTGCTCCATCCGAAGCTTGGCGAGCTGCTGGATGCGGCGCATGCCAAAGGCTTCAAGGTTAACATCACGACGAACGGTACGCTGATTCACAAAGCGGGACCGAAGCTGCTCGGCAAGCCGGCGCTGCGGCAGATGAACTTCTCGCTGCACAGCTTCGACGGCCATGCCGGCTCCGAGAACCGCGAAGGGTATGTAGCGGAGATTATCCAGTTTGTGCGGGAAATTACCGCGCAAGGGGTGATCGTCTCGTTCCGGCTGTGGAATCTGACTGAGGACAACCGGACGAATCTGGAGAAAAGCCGCAACCGCGAGACATTAGCGCTGCTGGAGGAGGCCTTCGGGCTCGACTACAGGATCGAAGAGAAGGTTGTGCCCGGCAGCGGGGTAAAGATTGCCCCGCGCGTCTATCTGAACCAGGACCACGAGTTCAGATGGCCGGCCCTGCACGAGCCGGAGGATGACGGCAAGGGCTTCTGCCACGCGCTGCGCAGCCAGGCGGCGGTGCTGGTCGACGGCACGGTAGTGCCGTGCTGCCTTGATGGCGAAGGGGTGATCAACCTCGGCAACATTCATGAGCAGCCGTTCTCCGAGATTATCGAGGGTGAGCGGGCAAATAATCTGTTCTACGGCTTCTCCCGCAGGGAAGCGGTGGAAGAGCTGTGCCGCAAATGCGGGTACAGGCAGCGGTTTGGAGCATAG